The proteins below come from a single Streptomyces tubercidicus genomic window:
- a CDS encoding beta-galactosidase codes for MARFAVGGRDFTVDGRPVRLMSGAMHYFRVHEAQWGHRLAMLRAMGLNCVETYVPWNLHEPRPGEFRDPEALGRFLDAAHAAGLWAIVRPGPYICAEWENGGLPEWLTGPLGRRVRTRDAEYLRAVEAWFARLLPQVVARQCDTRGPVIMVQAENEYGSYGSDAGYLGWLVERLRALGVRVPLCTSDGPEDHMLSGGSVPGVLATVNFGSGAREAFAALRRHRADGPLMCMEFWCGWFAHWGRGEEPRAAEDAAAALREILECGASVNVYMAHGGTSFGGWAGANRAGELQDGELRPTVTSYDYQAPVDERGRPTEKFWRFREVLAAYADGPLPPVPEPLPVLAAPARAVIEEWAPAGEVLAALGGAQIEAAGPATFEELGVDRGVVRYQVAVPGPRGRYPLRVRGLRDRAVVSVDGAPYAVVDGEDAVLGEVAGPAAVELWVGSLGRVNYGPRLAESKGIVGGLLHERQYLHGVRSRGLRLDALEEDGALARVPFRAVEGAGGGAGLYRGTVTVAGRPGDADLALPGWRHGFAWINGFCLGRYRSEGPQRTLYVPGPVLREGANALLLWEWEGAPALVGTGAGAPGLYPCGAGS; via the coding sequence GTGGCGCGGTTTGCGGTGGGCGGGCGGGACTTCACGGTGGACGGGCGGCCGGTGCGGCTGATGTCCGGGGCGATGCACTACTTCCGGGTGCACGAGGCGCAGTGGGGCCACCGGCTGGCGATGCTGCGGGCGATGGGCCTGAACTGTGTGGAGACCTATGTGCCGTGGAATCTGCACGAGCCGCGGCCCGGGGAGTTCCGGGACCCGGAGGCGCTGGGGCGGTTCCTGGACGCGGCGCACGCGGCGGGGCTGTGGGCGATCGTCCGCCCGGGGCCGTACATCTGCGCGGAGTGGGAGAACGGCGGGCTGCCGGAGTGGCTGACCGGGCCGCTGGGCCGGCGGGTGCGGACCCGGGACGCGGAGTATCTGCGGGCCGTCGAGGCGTGGTTCGCCCGGCTGCTGCCGCAGGTCGTGGCGCGGCAGTGTGACACCCGCGGGCCGGTGATCATGGTGCAGGCGGAGAACGAGTACGGCTCGTACGGCAGCGATGCGGGCTATCTCGGCTGGCTCGTGGAGCGGTTGCGGGCGCTGGGGGTGCGGGTGCCGTTGTGCACCTCGGACGGGCCCGAGGACCACATGCTGAGCGGCGGTTCGGTGCCCGGTGTACTGGCCACCGTCAACTTCGGCTCCGGGGCCCGGGAGGCGTTCGCGGCGCTGCGCCGGCACCGGGCGGACGGGCCGCTGATGTGTATGGAGTTCTGGTGCGGCTGGTTCGCGCACTGGGGGCGCGGCGAGGAGCCGCGCGCCGCGGAGGACGCGGCGGCGGCGCTGCGGGAGATCCTGGAGTGCGGCGCCTCGGTCAACGTCTATATGGCGCACGGCGGGACGAGCTTCGGCGGCTGGGCGGGCGCGAACCGCGCGGGTGAGCTCCAGGACGGGGAGCTGCGGCCGACGGTCACTTCGTACGACTACCAGGCGCCGGTCGACGAACGCGGGCGGCCGACCGAGAAGTTCTGGCGGTTCCGGGAGGTGCTCGCCGCGTACGCGGACGGTCCGCTGCCCCCGGTGCCGGAGCCGCTGCCCGTACTGGCGGCTCCGGCGCGTGCGGTGATCGAGGAGTGGGCACCGGCCGGGGAGGTGCTGGCGGCGCTGGGCGGGGCGCAGATCGAGGCGGCCGGTCCGGCGACGTTCGAGGAGCTGGGGGTGGATCGGGGGGTGGTCCGCTATCAGGTGGCGGTGCCGGGGCCGCGGGGGCGGTATCCGCTGCGGGTGCGCGGGCTGCGGGACCGGGCGGTGGTGTCCGTCGACGGGGCGCCGTACGCCGTGGTGGACGGTGAGGACGCGGTGCTGGGTGAGGTGGCGGGGCCGGCGGCGGTGGAGTTGTGGGTGGGCTCGCTGGGGCGGGTCAACTACGGGCCGCGGCTGGCCGAGTCGAAGGGGATCGTGGGCGGGCTGCTGCACGAGCGGCAGTATCTGCACGGTGTGCGGTCGCGGGGGCTGCGGCTGGACGCGCTGGAGGAGGACGGGGCGTTGGCCCGGGTTCCGTTCCGGGCGGTGGAGGGGGCCGGGGGCGGTGCGGGGCTGTACCGGGGAACGGTGACGGTGGCGGGGCGGCCGGGTGACGCGGACCTCGCGCTGCCGGGCTGGCGGCACGGCTTCGCCTGGATCAACGGGTTCTGTCTGGGGCGCTACCGGTCCGAGGGGCCGCAGCGCACGCTGTACGTACCGGGCCCGGTGCTGCGCGAGGGCGCCAACGCGCTGCTGCTGTGGGAGTGGGAGGGCGCCCCGGCCCTGGTGGGGACAGGGGCGGGGGCGCCCGGTCTGTATCCCTGCGGGGCAGGGAGCTGA
- a CDS encoding helix-turn-helix domain-containing protein — MYHTWMRYFTPSPVHHRLGLVCLGVGLQHGALPTVGPRTLDHHVALVISAGRGWCTTPDGRRHPVTAPALLWIIPDVVHHYGADPDTGWDESFADFTGPAAATYTELGYIEPDRPVVPLTDTGPARAAIGRIARAARRGNPLLEVETSAAVHELLVALRRARADTGPDGDPVLTALARDAFLPLSVAEHAARHGMTPAELRTAVRRGAGCSPKDYLLGIRLGRAKELLVGTELPVAAVARRVGYDDPAYFSRLFTRRVGTAPVRFRDRQTHSVPGGWSTKIPDPDDPPLVSGWSG; from the coding sequence GTGTACCACACCTGGATGCGCTACTTCACGCCGAGCCCGGTCCACCACCGGCTCGGCCTGGTGTGCCTGGGCGTCGGACTCCAGCACGGCGCCCTGCCCACGGTCGGCCCGCGCACTCTCGACCACCACGTCGCCCTCGTCATCAGCGCGGGCCGCGGCTGGTGCACCACCCCCGACGGCCGCCGCCACCCGGTCACCGCCCCCGCCCTGCTGTGGATCATCCCGGACGTGGTGCACCACTACGGGGCCGACCCCGACACCGGCTGGGACGAGAGCTTCGCCGACTTCACCGGCCCGGCCGCCGCCACCTACACCGAACTCGGCTACATCGAGCCGGACCGGCCCGTCGTCCCGCTCACGGACACCGGACCGGCGCGGGCCGCGATCGGGCGCATCGCACGCGCCGCCCGCCGCGGCAACCCCCTGCTGGAGGTGGAGACCTCCGCCGCCGTCCACGAACTCCTGGTCGCCCTGCGCCGCGCCCGCGCCGACACCGGCCCCGACGGCGACCCCGTCCTGACGGCCCTGGCCCGCGACGCCTTCCTCCCGCTCTCGGTCGCCGAGCACGCCGCCCGGCACGGGATGACCCCCGCCGAACTCCGCACCGCCGTCCGCCGCGGCGCCGGCTGCAGCCCGAAGGACTACCTCCTCGGCATCCGCCTGGGCCGCGCCAAGGAACTCCTGGTGGGCACCGAACTCCCGGTCGCCGCCGTGGCCCGCCGCGTCGGCTACGACGACCCCGCCTACTTCAGCCGCCTGTTCACCCGCCGCGTGGGCACCGCCCCGGTCCGCTTCCGCGACCGCCAGACGCACAGCGTGCCCGGCGGCTGGTCCACGAAGATCCCGGACCCGGACGATCCGCCGCTGGTCAGCGGCTGGAGCGGCTGA